In one window of Gossypium arboreum isolate Shixiya-1 chromosome 4, ASM2569848v2, whole genome shotgun sequence DNA:
- the LOC108460094 gene encoding ankyrin repeat-containing protein ITN1-like isoform X2 has protein sequence MESSINVIPMSSGEPEEPEENITYMDASLYKAAAESNIEVFNNKQGHQLESLKTPNHDNVLHVNLATHELAAWFSNGILSRTRSFPNLYLFIYLFLWIFIIKKKSKKRSDFIEHILTKCPSLLLQTNAKGQTPLHVAARNGHSAIVQLLIRSCAKARDEDLEKLGMDQVGAVRQMLRIKDQESNTALHEAAQYGDVEMVEELLKLEHPVERLLELENRNSQYSVNKNQETPLYLAAMTGDERLLTVILNKWKSADHHGGPHGRTTLHATTMAEDEDATSKILEKQEDLRKKEDKDGHTPLHYAAHIGCNSVVEVLLEKDVSAAYKGDKKLGMTPLLVAARQGNVGTVKKILSKCPDCCERVDKRGLNLLHYLAFRDRSFKLSHSLFMPGGTKTEYGSLRNLRKLKGAFGFTPEQVYALLRYEGHNKKYRREKKQIEKLLKKIASEEVAELQVSHIPLPTVSTKSLEKTRDAHLVVAALIATITFAAAITVPGGLNTEKGSEQGTPFLIDEAAFKAFVVTNAMAFILSVSALSIHFEILDPLLPKLEFWGINLILYRTQSVSNLLGRAMFAMVVAFSTSSYVVLKPSHGLAIASCFICPGFFVCYYVQQSLAFVKRLLQ, from the exons ATGGAATCATCGATAAACGTCATCCCTATGTCCTCCGGTGAACCTGAGGAACCTGAAGAGAACATCACTTACATGGATGCTTCATTGTACAAGGCAGCAGCAGAAAGCAACATTGAAGTATTCAATAATAAGCAGGGGCATCAACTTGAGTCACTCAAGACCCCAAACCATGACAACGTGCTCCATGTTAACTTGGCAACCCACGAGCTTGCTGCCTGGTTTTCTAATGGAATTCTCTCAAGAACGAGATCCTTCCCCAATTTATATTTATTCATCTATTTGTTTTTGTGGATTTTCATTATtaagaaaaaaagtaaaaaaagatCAGATTTTATCGAACACATTCTTACCAAGTGTCCGTCACTACTACTCCAGACGAATGCTAAAGGTCAAACTCCCTTGCATGTTGCAGCAAGGAATGGACATTCTGCTATTGTGCAACTTCTAATCAGGTCTTGCGCAAAAGCTAGAGATGAAGATTTAGAGAAGCTGGGAATGGATCAAGTAGGTGCAGTGAGGCAGATGCTGAGGATAAAGGATCAGGAATCCAACACGGCTTTACATGAAGCAGCACAGTATGGCGATGTTGAAATGGTGGAAGAATTGTTGAAGCTTGAACACCCTGTGGAAAGATTGTTGGAGCTTGAAAATCGTAATTCTCAGTATTCTGTCAACAAAAACCAGGAGACTCCACTTTACTTAGCAGCTATGACAGGAGATGAGCGTTTGCTGACTGTAATATTAAATAAATGGAAATCAGCTGATCATCATGGTGGCCCTCACGGTAGAACAACTTTGCATGCAACAACTATGGCCGAAGATGAAG ACGCAACAAGTAAAATATTAGAGAAGCAAGAGgatttgagaaagaaagaagataaAGATGGGCACACCCCTCTTCATTATGCTGCACACATAGGTTGCAATTCTGTTGTGGAAGTATTGTTAGAAAAGGATGTATCAGCTGCTTATAAAGGTGACAAAAAGTTGGGGATGACACCCCTTCTTGTGGCAGCCAGGCAAGGTAATGTTGGAACAGTAAAAAAGATTCTCTCCAAGTGTCCTGATTGTTGTGAAAGAGTGGACAAAAGAGGTTTGAATTTACTTCATTATTTGGCTTTTAGAGACCGTTCCTTTAAATTAAGTCATTCTCTTTTCATGCCTGGTGGTACTAAGACTGAATATGGATCACTCAGAAATCTAAGGAAGTTGAAAGGTGCCTTTGGATTCACTCCTGAACAAGTTTATGCTTTACTTCGATATGAGGGTCATAACAAGAAATATCGGCGTGAAAAG AAGCAAATCGAAAAATTGTTGAAAAAAATTGCAAGTGAAGAAGTTGCGGAGTTACAAGTTTCCCACATTCCCTTACCAACCGTCTCTACAAAAAGCTTGGAGAAGACAAGAGATGCTCATTTAGTAGTGGCAGCACTTATAGCCACCATTACATTTGCAGCAGCAATAACCGTACCTGGTGGTTTGAATACTGAAAAAGGGTCAGAGCAGGGCACTCCTTTTCTGATTGATGAGGCAGCCTTTAAAGCATTTGTTGTAACAAATGCAATGGCCTTTATTCTCTCTGTTTCGGCCCTCTCCATCCACTTTGAGATTCTGGATCCTCTTTTACCAAAATTAGAATTTTGGGGTATTAATCTAATCTTATATCGAACTCAGTCTGTTTCTAATCTCCTTGGTCGTGCAATGTTTGCGATGGTGGTTGCTTTTAGCACCAGCAGTTATGTGGTTTTAAAACCTTCTCATGGACTTGCCATCGCTTCATGTTTCATTTGCCCTGGCTTTTTTGTTTGTTATTATGTACAACAATCCCTAGCTTTTGTGAAGAGGTTGTTGCAGTGA
- the LOC108459148 gene encoding ankyrin repeat-containing protein At5g02620-like, translating into MGTSLEDIINSSGEHEKHVENVTYMNASLYKAAAEGNIEVFNNHSELALESQKTPNNDNVLHVNLATHELAACLSNGILSRTRSFPDLYFFIFTFLSNYIIKKKSEKRLDFIEQILGKCPSLLLQTNAKGQTPLHVAARYGHSAIVKLLIRSCAKARDGDLEKLEMGQVNAVREMLRITDQESNTALHLAAQYGDIEMVEGLLELEGPDFPYSANQNQETPLYLAAKRGNGDVVRILLDKSKSTGHRGPHRRTLLHAAAMGGSSWAIMVILEKKGNLTKETDEDGHTPLHYAAHIGWNPVVKILLKKDVSAAYMGDKKLGMTPLLMAARQGFVGTVKTILSYCPDCCEKVDQRGLNLLHYLVFRDKSRTLNRSLFMPAIIITEYGSIRNLMKLQGDFGFTPEEVYHALRYEGDHEKYLDEKKQIQDLLKDIALEEVAEIHVLHIPLSTTVSTESLEKTKNAHLVVAALIATVAFAVAITVPGGLKSGKGSEQGTPLLIDEAAFKAFVVTNAMAFLFSVFALTTHLGVLENILSRFSFWHETVLYRTQMISGLLGYATIAMVIAFSTGSYVILKPSRGLTIVSCLICPTFLLAIVLHVWLVFNVTFYEL; encoded by the exons ATGGGAACATCGCTAGAAGACATTATTAATTCATCCGGAGAACATGAGAAGCATGTAGAGAACGTCACTTACATGAATGCTTCGTTGTATAAGGCAGCAGCAGAAGGAAACATTGAAGTATTCAATAATCACTCAGAGCTTGCACTTGAATCGCAAAAGACCCCAAACAATGACAACGTGCTCCATGTTAACTTGGCGACCCACGAGCTTGCTGCCTGCCTTTCTAATGGAATTCTCTCAAGAACTAGATCCTTCCCCGATTTATATTTTTTCATCTTTACGTTTTTGTCGAATTACATTATTaagaaaaaaagtgaaaaaagatTAGATTTTATCGAGCAAATTCTTGGCAAGTGTCCGTCACTGCTACTCCAAACGAATGCTAAAGGTCAAACTCCCTTGCACGTTGCAGCAAGGTATGGACATTCTGCTATTGTGAAACTTCTAATCAGGTCTTGCGCAAAAGCTAGAGATGGAGATTTAGAGAAGCTGGAAATGGGCCAAGTAAATGCAGTGAGAGAGATGCTGAGGATTACGGATCAGGAATCTAACACGGCTTTACATTTAGCAGCACAGTATGGCGATATTGAAATGGTGGAAGGATTGTTGGAGCTTGAAGGCCCTGATTTTCCGTATTCTGCCAACCAAAACCAGGAGACTCCACTTTACTTAGCAGCTAAGAGGGGAAACGGCGACGTGGTGAGAATATTATTAGATAAATCGAAATCTACTGGTCATAGGGGGCCCCACCGTAGAACACTTTTGCATGCAGCAGCTATGGGTGGAAGTTCAT GGGCAATAATGGTAATATTAGAGAAGAAAGGGAATTTGACAAAGGAAACAGATGAAGATGGGCACACCCCTCTTCATTATGCTGCACACATAGGTTGGAATCCTGTTGTGAAAATACTGTTAAAAAAGGATGTATCAGCTGCTTATATGGGTGATAAAAAGTTGGGGATGACACCCCTTCTGATGGCAGCCAGGCAAGGTTTTGTTGGAACAGTAAAAACGATTCTCTCTTATTGTCCGGATTGTTGTGAAAAAGTGGACCAAAGAGGTTTGAATCTTCTTCATTATTTGGTTTTTAGAGACAAATCCCGTACATTAAATCGTTCTCTTTTCATGCCTGCTATTATCATCACTGAATATGGATCAATCAGAAATCTAATGAAGTTGCAAGGTGACTTTGGATTTACACCTGAAGAAGTTTATCATGCACTAAGATATGAGGGTGATCACGAGAAATATCTGGATGAAAAG AAGCAAATTCAAGATTTGTTGAAAGATATTGCACTTGAAGAAGTAGCCGAGATACATGTTTTGCACATTCCCTTATCAACAACTGTCTCTACAGAAAGCTTGGAGAAGACAAAAAATGCTCATTTAGTAGTGGCAGCACTTATAGCCACCGTTGCATTCGCAGTGGCAATAACTGTTCCTGGTGGTTTGAAGAGTGGAAAGGGGTCAGAGCAAGGCACTCCCCTTTTGATTGATGAGGCTGCCTTTAAAGCATTTGTTGTAACAAATGCAATGgcctttcttttctctgtttttgcCCTCACCACCCACCTTGGGGTTCTGGAAAATATATTATCACGATTTAGTTTTTGGCATGAAACAGTTTTATATCGAACTCAGATGATTTCTGGGCTCCTTGGCTATGCAACGATTGCGATGGTGATAGCTTTCAGCACAGGCAGCTATGTGATTTTAAAACCTTCTCGCGGACTTACCATTGTTTCATGTCTCATCTGCCCTACCTTTTTACTTGCCATTGTTTTACATGTATGGCTAGTTTTCAATGTTACATTTTATGAGTTATGA
- the LOC108460094 gene encoding protein ACCELERATED CELL DEATH 6-like isoform X1, producing MESSINVIPMSSGEPEEPEENITYMDASLYKAAAESNIEVFNNKQGHQLESLKTPNHDNVLHVNLATHELAAWFSNGILSRTRSFPNLYLFIYLFLWIFIIKKKSKKRSDFIEHILTKCPSLLLQTNAKGQTPLHVAARNGHSAIVQLLIRSCAKARDEDLEKLGMDQVGAVRQMLRIKDQESNTALHEAAQYGDVEMVEELLKLEHPVERLLELENRNSQYSVNKNQETPLYLAAMTGDERLLTVILNKWKSADHHGGPHGRTTLHATTMAEDEDATSKILEKQEDLRKKEDKDGHTPLHYAAHIGCNSVVEVLLEKDVSAAYKGDKKLGMTPLLVAARQGNVGTVKKILSKCPDCCERVDKRGLNLLHYLAFRDRSFKLSHSLFMPGGTKTEYGSLRNLRKLKGAFGFTPEQVYALLRYEGHNKKYRREKLLWQKQIEKLLKKIASEEVAELQVSHIPLPTVSTKSLEKTRDAHLVVAALIATITFAAAITVPGGLNTEKGSEQGTPFLIDEAAFKAFVVTNAMAFILSVSALSIHFEILDPLLPKLEFWGINLILYRTQSVSNLLGRAMFAMVVAFSTSSYVVLKPSHGLAIASCFICPGFFVCYYVQQSLAFVKRLLQ from the exons ATGGAATCATCGATAAACGTCATCCCTATGTCCTCCGGTGAACCTGAGGAACCTGAAGAGAACATCACTTACATGGATGCTTCATTGTACAAGGCAGCAGCAGAAAGCAACATTGAAGTATTCAATAATAAGCAGGGGCATCAACTTGAGTCACTCAAGACCCCAAACCATGACAACGTGCTCCATGTTAACTTGGCAACCCACGAGCTTGCTGCCTGGTTTTCTAATGGAATTCTCTCAAGAACGAGATCCTTCCCCAATTTATATTTATTCATCTATTTGTTTTTGTGGATTTTCATTATtaagaaaaaaagtaaaaaaagatCAGATTTTATCGAACACATTCTTACCAAGTGTCCGTCACTACTACTCCAGACGAATGCTAAAGGTCAAACTCCCTTGCATGTTGCAGCAAGGAATGGACATTCTGCTATTGTGCAACTTCTAATCAGGTCTTGCGCAAAAGCTAGAGATGAAGATTTAGAGAAGCTGGGAATGGATCAAGTAGGTGCAGTGAGGCAGATGCTGAGGATAAAGGATCAGGAATCCAACACGGCTTTACATGAAGCAGCACAGTATGGCGATGTTGAAATGGTGGAAGAATTGTTGAAGCTTGAACACCCTGTGGAAAGATTGTTGGAGCTTGAAAATCGTAATTCTCAGTATTCTGTCAACAAAAACCAGGAGACTCCACTTTACTTAGCAGCTATGACAGGAGATGAGCGTTTGCTGACTGTAATATTAAATAAATGGAAATCAGCTGATCATCATGGTGGCCCTCACGGTAGAACAACTTTGCATGCAACAACTATGGCCGAAGATGAAG ACGCAACAAGTAAAATATTAGAGAAGCAAGAGgatttgagaaagaaagaagataaAGATGGGCACACCCCTCTTCATTATGCTGCACACATAGGTTGCAATTCTGTTGTGGAAGTATTGTTAGAAAAGGATGTATCAGCTGCTTATAAAGGTGACAAAAAGTTGGGGATGACACCCCTTCTTGTGGCAGCCAGGCAAGGTAATGTTGGAACAGTAAAAAAGATTCTCTCCAAGTGTCCTGATTGTTGTGAAAGAGTGGACAAAAGAGGTTTGAATTTACTTCATTATTTGGCTTTTAGAGACCGTTCCTTTAAATTAAGTCATTCTCTTTTCATGCCTGGTGGTACTAAGACTGAATATGGATCACTCAGAAATCTAAGGAAGTTGAAAGGTGCCTTTGGATTCACTCCTGAACAAGTTTATGCTTTACTTCGATATGAGGGTCATAACAAGAAATATCGGCGTGAAAAG CTGCTATGGCAGAAGCAAATCGAAAAATTGTTGAAAAAAATTGCAAGTGAAGAAGTTGCGGAGTTACAAGTTTCCCACATTCCCTTACCAACCGTCTCTACAAAAAGCTTGGAGAAGACAAGAGATGCTCATTTAGTAGTGGCAGCACTTATAGCCACCATTACATTTGCAGCAGCAATAACCGTACCTGGTGGTTTGAATACTGAAAAAGGGTCAGAGCAGGGCACTCCTTTTCTGATTGATGAGGCAGCCTTTAAAGCATTTGTTGTAACAAATGCAATGGCCTTTATTCTCTCTGTTTCGGCCCTCTCCATCCACTTTGAGATTCTGGATCCTCTTTTACCAAAATTAGAATTTTGGGGTATTAATCTAATCTTATATCGAACTCAGTCTGTTTCTAATCTCCTTGGTCGTGCAATGTTTGCGATGGTGGTTGCTTTTAGCACCAGCAGTTATGTGGTTTTAAAACCTTCTCATGGACTTGCCATCGCTTCATGTTTCATTTGCCCTGGCTTTTTTGTTTGTTATTATGTACAACAATCCCTAGCTTTTGTGAAGAGGTTGTTGCAGTGA